Proteins from one Dromiciops gliroides isolate mDroGli1 chromosome 6, mDroGli1.pri, whole genome shotgun sequence genomic window:
- the LOC122732297 gene encoding probable E3 ubiquitin-protein ligase TRIML1 — translation MKDMLLKFHRDISLDPETANPHLILSDDLKSIKYDPIPQDVPDNPKRFDVVVRVLAAQSFTSGKHYWEVELGNKTEWEVGICKESIRRKGNVRNLPGDKQTLVGLTFGNTFHLWCSNHDVPVSQPIHKVGIFLDYERGHIAFYNAADGTFIYSPQNDDFQGSLCPCFSPCFQKLKNTTGSLSICPRKN, via the exons ATGAAAGATATGCTTCTGAAGTTCCACA GGGATATCTCTCTGGATCCTGAAACTGCCAATCCTCATCTCATACTGTCTGATGACTTGAAGAGTATTAAATATGATCCTATCCCACAGGATGTGCCTGACAACCCCAAAAGATTTGATGTTGTTGTCCGTGTCTTGGCTGCCCAGAGCTTCACCTCAGGGAAACACTACTGGGAAGTAGAGCTGGGAAATAAAACAGAGTGGGAGGTGGGGATCTGTAAAGAATCAATCAGAAGGAAGGGCAATGTCCGCAACTTACCTGGGGACAAGCAAACCCTTGTAGGCTTGACATTTGGAAATACCTTTCACCTGTGGTGTTCAAATCATGATGTTCCTGTGAGCCAACCTATTCATAAGGTGGGCATTTTCCTTGATTATGAAAGAGGCCATATAGCATTTTACAATGCTGCAGATGGAACTTTCATCTACAGTCCCCAAAATGATGATTTTCAAGGGTCTCTTTGCCCTTGTTTCTCTCCTTGCTTTCAAAAGCTGAAAAACACCACTGGATCTCTAAGTATCTGCCCCAGGAAGAACTAG
- the LOC122732998 gene encoding parafibromin-like — MADVLSVLCQYNIQKKEIVVKGDEVIFGKFSWPKNVKTNYVIWGTVKEGQPREYYTLDSILFLLNNVQLSHPVYVRRAVTENIPVVRRPDRKDLLAYLNGETSTSASIDRSAPLEIGLQRSTQVKRAADEILAGAKKPRIEDEECVRLDKERLAALLEGHKEGIVQTAKIRSLSEAMSVEKIAAIKAKIMAKKRSTIKNNLDHDITALKQRSFVDAEVDVTRDIVSRERVWRTRTTILQSTGKNIAKNILAILQSVKAREEEHAPEQRPAPNNTAPVDPTLWNEPPIPAAYNRYDQERFKGKEEMEGFKIDTMCTYHGMTLKSVTEGTSARKTQTPAAQPVPRPVSQARPPPNQKKGSQTPIIIIPATTTSLITMLNAKDLLQDLKFVPSGEKKKQGCQRENETLIQRRKDQMQPGGTAISGTVPYRVVDQPLKLMPQDWDRVVAVFVQGPAWQFKGWPWLLPDGSPVNIFAKIKAFHLKNDEVRLDPNVQKWDVTVLELSYHKRHLDRPVFLRFWQTLDRYMVKHKSHLRF; from the coding sequence ATGGCGGACGTGCTGAGTGTCCTGTGCCAGTACAACATCCAGAAGAAGGAGATCGTGGTGAAGGGGGACGAGGTGATCTTCGGCAAGTTCTCCTGGCCCAAGAACGTCAAAACCAACTATGTGATTTGGGGCACTGTGAAGGAAGGCCAACCCAGAGAGTACTACACTTTGGATTCTATCTTGTTCCTGCTTAATAATGTACAACTTTCTCATCCTGTGTATGTCCGGCGTGCAGTAACTGAAAACATTCCTGTGGTTAGAAGACCTGATAGAAAAGATTTACTTGCATATCTAAATGGTGAAACGTCAACATCTGCAAGTATCGACAGAAGTGCACCCCTTGAAATAGGCCTTCAACGATCCACACAAGTAAAAAGAGCAGCAGATGAGATATTAGCAGGGGCAAAGAAACCACGCATTGAGGATGAAGAGTGTGTGCGGCTTGATAAGGAGCGATTGGCTGCTCTCTTGGAGGGTCACAAGGAAGGGATTGTACAGACAGCAAAGATTAGGTCCTTATCTGAGGCTATGTCTGTGGAAAAAATTGCAGCAATCAAAGCTAAAATTATGGCCAAGAAAAGGTCTACTATCAAGAATAATTTAGATCATGACATAACTGCACTTAAACAAAGGAGTTTTGTTGATGCTGAGGTAGATGTGACCCGAGATATTGTGAGTCGAGAGAGAGTATGGAGGACAAGAACTACTATTCTGCAAAGCACAGGAAAGAATATTGCCAAGAATATTTTGGCAATTCTTCAATCGGTAAAAGCCAGGGAGGAAGAACATGCACCTGAGCAGAGGCCTGCACCTAATAATACAGCACCTGTGGATCCCACATTGTGGAATGAGCCACCTATTCCAGCTGCCTACAACAGATATGATCAGGAAAGattcaaaggaaaagaagaaatggaaggctTCAAAATTGATACAATGTGCACCTACCATGGAATGACTCTAAAGTCTGTAACAGAGGGCACATCAGCTCGAAAGACTCAAACTCCAGCTGCACAGCCAGTACCAAGACCAGTTTCCCAAGCAAGACCTCCTCCAAACCAGAAAAAAGGATCTCAGAcacccattattattattccagcaACCACCACCTCTTTAATAACCATGCTTAATGCAAAAGACCTTCTCCAGGACCTAAAGTTTGTCCCATCAGGTGAGAAGAAAAAACAAGGCTGCCAACGAGAAAATGAAACACTCATCCAGAGAAGAAAAGATCAGATGCAGCCTGGGGGTACTGCCATAAGTGGAACAGTTCCCTATCGAGTAGTAGATCAGCCTCTCAAACTGATGCCTCAAGACTGGGATCGCGTTGTGGCAGTTTTTGTACAGGGCCCCGCATGGCAGTTCAAAGGTTGGCCATGGCTCTTACCCGATGGATCACCAGTTAACATATTTGCTAAAATTAAAGCCTTCCATCTAAAGAATGATGAAGTACGCCTAGATCCAAATGTACAGAAATGGGATGTAACAGTATTAGAATTAAGCTATCACAAACGTCATTTGGACAGACCAGTGTTTCTACGTTTTTGGCAAACGTTGGACAGGTACATGGTGAAGCATAAATCCCATTTGAGATTCTGA
- the LOC122732296 gene encoding probable E3 ubiquitin-protein ligase TRIML1, with translation MEINNLFESLKVDLTCHICLGYFTEPVIVPCGHSFCNECILNYWKETHTQVTCPICKSVLVFEDFFYNTRLKNLAIIGKILRPYLLQSIRPLTTCTKHGKEEIWFCEEDHRLFCGPCFLSMEHKEHKVLPLEKAAGQCMEKLQAKWNILKDKKQKLRMELEREKRREVQCKEHGPTLKELIRHEYEKMHWFLLEEEWLEFQKQYKVARGSLPVNENKDSQSQGILSLQPVEMLKLDGETMIELVKSQYEKKHQLLSEEQHLHLQRLDQQVEENLAKFVESKAKMTQQIHNLQKVMSEIDKTFDKLPTDLLQG, from the exons ATGGAAATCAATAACTTGTTTGAAAGCCTCAAAGTGGATCTCACCTGTCATATATGTTTGGGCTATTTCACTGAACCAGTGATTGTCCCATGTGGTCATAGCTTCTGCAATGAGTGTATTCTCAACTACtggaaggaaacacacacacaagtaacCTGCCCAATTTGCAAGTCAGTCCTTGTATTTGAAGACTTTTTCTACAACACTAGGCTGAAGAATCTGGCTATTATTGGCAAGATCTTAAGACCTTACTTGTTGCAAAGCATCAGGCCCCTGACCACCTGCACTAAACATGGGAAAGAAGAGATCTGGTTCTGTGAGGAGGATCACAGACTCTTCTGTGGGCCTTGCTTTTTAAGCATGGAGCACAAGGAGCACAAAGTCCTTCCCTTGGAAAAGGCTGCTGGTCAGTGCATG GAGAAGCTCCAGGCAAAATGGAATATTTTGAAGGATAAGAAGCAGAAATTAAGAatggaattggaaagagaaaaaaggagagaggtcCAGTGTAAG GAGCATGGCCCCACTCTAAAAGAGCTAATTAGACATGAATATGAGAAAATGCACTGGTTCTTATTGGAGGAAGAATGGCTAGAATTCCAAAAACAGTATAAAGTAGCAAGAGGAAGTTTGCCAGTTAATGAGAACAAGGACAGCCAGTCCCAAGGTATCCTCAGTCTGCAGCCTGTGGAAATGCTCAAG TTGGACGGTGAGACTATGATAGAATTGGTTAAATCTCAATATGAGAAAAAGCACCAGTTGTTGTCAGAGGAACAACACCTACACCTACAAAGACTGGACCAGCAGGTAGAAGAAAACTTGGCAAAGTTTGTGGAGAGCAAGGCAAAAATGACCCAACAGATCCATAATCTACAAAAGGTGATGTCAGAAATAGATAAAACTTTTGATAAGCTTCCCACTGATCTGCTTCAG GGATGA